One genomic region from Cucumis melo cultivar AY chromosome 9, USDA_Cmelo_AY_1.0, whole genome shotgun sequence encodes:
- the LOC103503333 gene encoding metalloendoproteinase 2-MMP, translating to MKFLLITSLSLLVFLNPISADIFPNVSSIPSWLNKTTCAWDQFKKLKGCRPGDRLNGLSNLKTYLNHFGYIPPSPNFTDLFDPLLQSALKTYQTNFNLNATGLLDDQTLAQIQLPRCGIPDIINNSTSMNSGRHSPHFHSVSHYTFFPGRPIWPAHRRDLTYAFAPENPLSNEVKAVFARAFARWAAVTPLTFSAVESFRTADIRIGFYAGDHGDGEPFDGVLGTLAHAFSPPSGHFHLDGDESWVVSGDLRSAPLAAIDLESVAVHEIGHLLGLGHSSVEESIMFPTITSRTRKVDLAADDINGIQELYGGNPNGNLSPPSSSMTPSVQERDMSRNGAAHRLLGFWWSPLLIAAVELFLMR from the coding sequence ATGAAATTCCTCCTTATTACTTCACTCTCTCTATTGGTCTTTCTCAATCCCATCTCCGCCGATATCTTCCCCAACGTCTCTTCAATCCCATCTTGGCTTAACAAAACCACTTGTGCCTGGGACCAATTCAAGAAACTCAAAGGCTGCCGCCCTGGTGATCGCCTCAATGGCCTCTCTAATCTCAAAACTTACCTCAATCACTTTGGCTACATTCCCCCTTCTCCTAATTTCACCGACctctttgatcctctccttcAATCTGCCCTTAAAACTTACCAAACCAATTTCAATCTTAACGCCACTGGCCTTCTCGACGACCAAACTCTCGCTCAGATTCAGCTTCCCCGATGCGGAATCCCCGATATAATCAATAATTCCACTTCTATGAATTCCGGACGACATTCCCCCCATTTTCACTCTGTTTCTCATTACACTTTCTTCCCCGGCCGCCCCATCTGGCCTGCCCACCGTCGTGATTTGACCTACGCTTTTGCGCCCGAGAATCCTCTTTCCAACGAGGTTAAAGCGGTTTTTGCTAGGGCGTTTGCTCGTTGGGCGGCTGTTACGCCTTTGACATTCTCGGCTGTAGAATCGTTTCGGACGGCAGATATCCGGATTGGATTCTACGCTGGGGATCACGGCGATGGGGAGCCGTTCGATGGCGTTTTAGGGACTTTGGCTCACGCGTTTTCACCTCCGAGTGGGCATTTTCATTTGGATGGGGATGAGAGTTGGGTGGTTTCCGGTGACTTGAGATCGGCTCCTCTGGCAGCGATCGATTTGGAATCGGTGGCGGTTCATGAGATTGGGCATTTGTTAGGGCTTGGTCACTCCTCAGTTGAGGAATCCATTATGTTTCCGACAATCACTTCGAGGACGAGGAAGGTGGATCTGGCTGCCGACGATATCAATGGAATTCAAGAACTGTATGGCGGAAACCCCAACGGGAACCTGTCGCCACCGTCGAGTAGTATGACACCGTCCGTACAAGAGAGAGATATGTCAAGAAACGGAGCTGCTCACAGGCTGTTGGGGTTCTGGTGGAGCCCACTTTTAATCGCAGCCGTTGAACTTTTCTTGATGAGATAG